Part of the Sporomusa termitida genome, AGAATCAGCACCAGGAAGTCTTTAAACTGATTGATGAATTTTTGCCAAAGCGGCTCCAACGCTTTTTCCTTCAGTTCGTTATAGCCATGGGTTGCCAGCCGCTCGGCTGCCGAAGCTGTGGATAAGCCAGTGACGGCATCGGATTGCAGTAAGGAAGTGGTCTCCTGAGAAGTTAATTCATGCCAGTGTTTTTTCATAAAACTCCTCCTCTAATTATTCTTTTACCGAGAGTTTTTTCAAAAAGGAACACTTTTTTCTTCGTCCAGGATCTTAAAGGCCCGGAAAGAATAGCCTAGAAAAACGAATGTGGAGATATCAGGGATAAGGCACAGCCCGGCGGCAATGCCTCCCCAAACGGCTTCCAGCCATTTGCCGGTCTTCTTTTTTAAAAAGACACCCAGGGAAAATATGGCATAGGACCAGAGAAGCCGTCCCCAGCGTACGATCTCCTCAGTTTCTTCGAGGTTCCGGTAGTCTGGTACAATAGTGGCGATAATTTGCGCTAATGCAGCAATAACGATATGTAATAGACCCACATAACCCGTTATTCGCGCCCATTTCCAGTTCATCATCCCACCGCTTGTGTATAATGACCGGTGTTGCCTTTACTCTGTACCCTTCCCGAAAAATTCATCAGGTTTACCTTCCTTTCATCGTTTTTTTATTAGAAAAACTTGGCTTATTCCAAGTCCTTTAGGACGCCGGCAAAGCCGCCTGTACCCTGCAGGGGTATAGATTTTTTATCCCTTGTATTATGACTTTTATATTTTTAAAATGCATGGGGTAATAAAAAGGCCTTGCCTCAAAAGGCAAGGTCTTACCAACAACCTGACAGTTGCCAACAAAGCCGGGAATCGTACCGCACTGACGACGTTGTTGTAAAGGTTACTCCCCTTGGATATAATTAAATTAATTTAATTATATCCAACCAAATAAAGGAAGTCAATGGAAGCTGGTACTTTTTGTAAAGGAATAATTGTACCGGTTTTCGGTGTGGTGTATGGGCCGGTTATAAAACCGGGGGCAATCATTGACAGTTGCCTGTTGTTATAGTATATTAAGTTAAAAATAGAGTTTATCATAATTTAATGAATTTTTGGCTAATTGGAAAACCAAAGGCTAAGAGAACTCCCCCTGTGTTGGCGGCATTCTCATAACCTTTGTTTTTTTTGCATGATAGAAAGGATAGCGGATTTCTGATCGTAAGTAAGAAAAACTAAGGCTTCTGCCGGCGTCCTAAGGACTTGGCACAAGCCCAGTCTTTCCTTATGCTATAAATCCTTTAATTTGTAAGTTAATAACAGAACAGGGAGGGATAAGCAAGCGGTGCCGGGCAGAGTGGGGTATTATTTATTAAAATAGGAGGTTCTATAATGAAAAAGGTTAGTTTATTCCTGGTTATTACCTTGATTCTTGCGGTATTTATGGTGGGGTGCGGATCACAGCCTGCAAAGGTGGAAGAGCCTCAAAAGCAGACCTTGCTGGATGTTATAAAAAAGCGCGGAACAATAAAGGTTGGAACGGAAGGGACCTACCCGCCGTTCACATTTAAAAATGAAAAAGGCGAATTGGAGGGCTTTGATGTTGAGATCATCAACGAAGTGGCAAAGCGGCTGGGTGTTAAGGCCGAATTTGTACCCACCGAATGGAAAGCAATGTTTGCCGGTCTTGATTCCGAGCGGTTTGATGTTATTGCAAATCAGGTAGGTATTAATGAAAAAAGGCTGGAAAAATACGACTTCTCAGTTCCCTATACTGTTTCCGGTGCTCAGGTTATCGTAAATAAGGATACTACCGATATAAACAGCATAGAAGACATTAAAGGGCGTAAAGTTGGCGTAACGCAGGGCAGCAACTGGGAAGAACTTGCCAAGAAGTCCGGGGCGAATGTCCAGTTTTATAAAGGGGCAAACGAAATTTTTGCCGACCTGGGAGCCAAACGTATTGAGGCAGCCTTGAATGACCGTCTGTTTGTCTCCGAGTATCTTCTGAAAAATCCTAATCAGAATCTTAAAGTTACAGGCAAAACCTTCAATGTAGAACAGTCAGGGCTTGCATTCCGTAAAGGATCTCCCGAGCTTATTGAAGCGGTAAATAATGCGCTTAAGGAAATACAAGCAGATGGCACCTATCTAAAGATATCGAACAAGTGGTTTGGGGAAGATGTTAGTAAGTAGAGAATGGGGAATTGTCATTGACTCCCTGCCTGTTTTAGGGCAGGGAGCCTTGGTTACTCTTTATTTAAGCCTGGCAGCAATGGCAGGCGCAGTCTTGCTCGGGCTGTTAGTCGCATTAATGAGAATATCTAAGGTTAAGGTATTCATACAAGCCGCCAGAGTTTATATATCATTTTTCCGCGGAACGCCGCTGCTTGTGCAGCTGCTAATATTATATTTCGGGTTAACCTCTTTTCATATTGTGCTTAATCCCTTTACTGCAGCACTTATTGGCCTGATTTTGCATTTCGGGGCTTATATCTCGGAAATTTTCCGGGCGACTATCCTGTCCATCAGCCGGGGGCAGTGGGAGGCCGCGCTGTCTCTGGGGATGACTAACTCGCAAGTACTGAGAAGAATCGTTTTGCCCCAGGCTACCCGCATTTCCATTCCGCCATTATGGAATTGCCTTATTGATATTTTAAAATCATCATCTTTAGCCTCGGTCGTTACTGTACCGGAATTAACTCGCCAGGTAGAAGAGCAAAGCGCGGCCCAGTTTGTTTTTATGCCCTATTTTATTACCTTGGCGATGTTTTACTGGGTAATGGTTGCGGCTATGGGCTGGGTTCAGGAATGGCTGGAGAGAAAGCTTGAAATACCGGGAGGCTCCGGATGATTGAGGTCGTGGATTTATACAAAAATTTTGGTGGCACAAGTGTTCTGAAAAGTGTGAGCCTGGCGGTGCGGGCGGGAGAAGTCTGTGTTATTATCGGGCCTAGTGGCTCAGGTAAAACCACGTTGCTGCGCTGCCTGAACTATTTAGAGGTTCCTGACGCCGGGCAAATCCGGGTAGGCGGCTTTACCAGTGCTGTAAATCACCTTGCCGGGAACAACCGGCTGATCCGGCAGTTGCGCCAGCAGACCGGTATGGTATTTCAGCAATTTAATCTTTTTCCCCATAGAACTGCGTTAGAGAATGTTATGGAAGGGTTGCTTACCGTCAAGAACACCCCCCGGCAGGAAGCCCAAAGGCAGGGGTTGCTTTGGTTGGCGAAAATGGGGCTGGAAGAAAAGGCGGCAGCGTATCCGGGACAACTTTCGGGCGGACAAAAACAGCGGGTGGCAATAGCCCGGGCGATGGCGATGGAGCCAGCGGTGCTATTGCTGGATGAGCCCACGTCAGCCCTTGATCCGGAACTTGTCGGCGAAGTCCTGCTTGCTTTAAAAAAGCTGGCGCAAGAAGGAATTACCATGGTTGTGGTTACCCATGAAATGGGCTTTGCCCGGGAGGTCGCGCATAAGGTGGTGTTTATGGATGAAGGCATAATTGTGGCGGAGGGCCCGCCACAGCAGGTATTCGCGTCCGCCAACCCTAGAATAAAAGCATTTACAGCTCAACTGCTGCGGAAATAAATTTAAAGCGGTATAAATCATAGATTAAGAAATTACAATCCGGCTTCTTAGCCTGAAATAAAAAGCAGTTAAGAAAGTTTGATTTTGGGAAGTGCTGTCAATGCTGCGGGCGGGATTACCGGCGGGTGACAGCCGGGTTTGGCGGGGCCTTTAGATTAGCGCCGCAGTAGGGGCAATTAACCCATTCTGCCTGTACTTCCTTCCGGCAATTACTACAGGCCGGTTTCGCCGGCACTCCACATACCGGACAGAAATTGTAATGGGGATGTAATTTGGTTTGGCAACGCTGGCATTTCATAAAAACAGCCTCCCTTATTTATTAAAATGTATTTTTGTTAAATAATGAATGACCTAAGGTGCAAAGCTGCTTGTTACCTTAGGTCATTAAACGTTAGGGAATAAGCCAGACCTTTAGTACGGTAAGCACCATACTAAAGGTCTGGCTTATTGGCTACCCAACGCTAGTACCAGGCTGTACTACAGCCATGCTGTTGATACTATCTGTAAAGCTACTCCCCTTTAGAGAATATTAAATTATCTTATTATAACCTGGTTTGCAAAATATGTCAAAATGTGCGTCACTTAAAAGCAGGGGTAATTTTGCCGTCTTTTTCCGCCCTGCTTCGTTGCCGTCACCGTACAGATGTCTGCTGTGCGCGGCCCGCGCAAGTAATAAGCGGGCACATAGCCTCCAGCCCATTAAAGCAGAGCTTAATGGCTCAGTTAGCGTCCTCCGCCGTGCCGGCCAAAAATTTCGCAACCTAACCTGAGATACGAGGTACTCAAAAAAACTGATCCTTTGTCAATAAAGGATCAGACTGAGGAATCGATATTTATTTACCAACACAGCCAAACTGCCCGGGCTGTTGAGCTACTGCAATAATCGTAGCGTTACCGCCACATTTTTCGCAGGTCTCCGGCTTCTTCCCTTCCGCTGCCTCAAGAATCCAACCACATTCCACGCATTTGTAAAAGATATCTGCCATTGGCAAACCTCCTTTGTATAATTATTATCTAATTATATTTATTCTCTACTAACCAGACTTATCCTTTTTTGGATTAATATGTATTCAATATACATGAACGACTATTAATTTTATGGTCTAGCCTAAACCGGTATCTTGAATTTCGCCAGTTAAGTAAGAAGCTGCAGCCACCGTCCCTGTAGCTGGTAATTGCGAAAAAATAGTTGACTAAGTCAAGTATTTTTATTATATTATTACTATATTCCTCTACATGGCAGGCTAGGGCAAGGAGGGTTTTTATGGATGAAAGTATGAGAAACAGGGCCACTGTAATTCGGGAGTTTAATCGGTTTTATACGCACTTTATTGGGCTGATTAATAAAAATATATTGGCAAGCCCGTATTCTCTGGCCGAGGCAAGGGTATTGCTGGAGGTGGACAAGGCCGGTCAGTGTACTGCGAGTGAGTTAACCAGCTTATTACAGATTGATCCCGGCTATCTGAGCCGTATACTGAAACGGCTAATAGCAGAGAAATTAGTGATAAAGTCCCGGTCACCGGCTGACGGCCGGGTTCAGGTTCTGTCATTAACCGGGCTGGGGCAGGCAACGTTCAGCAATCTGGCTGAAGCATCGACTCAGCAGATTGGCCGTATTCTGGCAGAACTGCCTTTATATCAGCAACAAGAGTTGATTGACCTTCTGGGCGGGGTTCGTAAAATTTTAGCGCCGGCCGGTGAGCAGGCGATTACGATCCGTACAGGACAGCCGGGAGACTTAGGCTATATTGCTTACAGGCATTGCGTGCTCTATCACCAGGAATATAGTTTAGAGCCGGCGGTATTTGAGCGTTATGTGCTGGCAGGTCTTTTAAAATATGCAGAGGAGCGACAAGCCGGTGCAATCTGGGTGGCACAGGTTAATGACAAAATTGCCGGCTTTATTGGTATGGTTGGCTTGGCTGAGGAAACCGCTCAGTTAAGATGGTTTCTCATTGAGCCTCAATTCCGCGGGCTGGGTATGGGACGGCGTTTATTGCAAGCTGCCATGGACTATGCCAGGGAGAATAAATATAAAAAAGTTTTGTTATGGACATTCCAAGGACTTGACACGGCCTGTCATTTATATAAAAGTTTTGGTTTTACGCCTACGCAGCAGGCGGGGAATGATACCTGGAAGAAGGGGCTGCAGGAGGAACGGTGGGAGATAACTTTATAAACGGCAGTTCTGGTATTAATGGTGTTTATATGGTGTTTATCAGGATTGCTCTCAGGGCAATAATATGTTAAAATAAAGGTAATCTAAGATGAACGTCAACTTGAATATGTCCAACCTACTTTAATAATTAGGGAATTCAATGGTGTGCGGCTGCCGGGCCAGCTACTGCGTGGAGGGCAAAAACAGATCTCAGGATACCCACCTGCCGGGTGCAGGTTTGGACATATAAAGGAACGGCATTTTGGATTGACAGGACTTGCCATATACTGGTAAGTCCTTTTTGTTTACTTTACTCTATTTAGGCATCCTCACAGTTGCTTAACAGACGCTGCTGTCACTACGCCGGCCCAAAAAGAGGGGACTGCCCCAAGCGCAAGCTGCGGCAGTCCCCTCTTTTTAGGCCGGACTGGATTTTTTGAGACGCAGTCCGGGATTATTTTATATTTTGGTTATACTGCATATATACTACATGGGTTTGCAGATATTCTTCGAGGCCATGCTTACCGTCCGCACCGCCGATTCCTGATTTGCGCCAGCCGGCATGGAACCCTTGCATAGCTTCGAAGTTTTCTCTGTTCACATAGGTCTCGCCAAACTTGATTTCCTTGCAGGCACGCATGGCCACATCAAGGCTCTTGGTATATATGGACGAGGTCAGCCCGTATTCACAATCGTTAGCTAACTCAAGCGCCTCGTCCAAATCTTTAAATGTGGCAATTGGCAATACTGGACCGAAAACTTCTTTTTGCATAATCGCAGTGTGTTGCTGGCAGTGAGTAAGGACGGTAGGCTCAAAATAAAAACCTTCTTTTGTTGGGGCCCGCTTACCCCCTAAGGCCAGCTGGGCTCCATCAGCCAGAGCCTGTTTGACAGCTGCTTCCACAAGCTCGAGTTGTGTTTTGCTGACCATTGGCCCCATGTCAATATCTGGCTGCGTGAGCGGATTGCCATAGGTAGTATTCCGCATGGCGGCTATTATTTTTTCAGTAAATTGGTCGGCTACTGATTCATGCACATATACCCTTTCGGCGCAGTTGCATACCTGACCGCTATTAATAATACGCGAATCGCGAATGCTGGCTGCGGCTAAATCAAGGTCAGCATCAGGCATTACAATCGCAGGGGCCTTGCCTCCCAGCTCCAAAGAAACCTTAGTAACATTTTCTGCTGCCGCCCGCATAATGGCAATGCCGCCGTCAACGCTGCCGGTGAAACTAACCATACCTACTTTCGGATGGCCGGCAAGAGCATTGCCGACAACGGCCCCTGCTCCGGAAACCAGGTTGAACACCCCTTTAGGCAGTGCGGTTTGGGCAACAATTTTAGCAAATTCAAAAGCGTTATTTGGTGTTTCTCTACTTGGTTTTATTACGATAGTATTACCTGTTACCAGGGCCGGTGCCATTTTCCGGGCAATTAGGAAGAAAGGAAAGTTCCAGGGCAGTATGCCGGCAATAACACCGATTGGCATTTTAAATAAAAAAATATTTTCATTGGGCCGGTCACTTTGGATGATCTCGCCCTCATAGCGGCGGGCAAACTCAGCCATATAATCCATATAATCGGCAGTAAAGTTGGCTTCAACCCGCGCCAGCGGCAAAATCTTGCCTTGTTCCTCGGCAATAACCCTGGCGATTTCTTCAGCATTTTCACGGACTTTTTGGGCAATTTCCTTGATATACCTGGCTCTTTCAATTGCTGGTAGTTTAGCCCACGATTTTTGTGCCTGTTCAGCCGCATTTACGGCTGCATTGACATCTGCCGGCGTACCTTCGGGAATTTCGGAAATTACCTGTTCTGTGGCTGGATTAATTACCGCAATCATCCTGCCTGAGCGGTTTTGAATAAACTCACCATTAATGAACAT contains:
- a CDS encoding transporter substrate-binding domain-containing protein, with translation MKKVSLFLVITLILAVFMVGCGSQPAKVEEPQKQTLLDVIKKRGTIKVGTEGTYPPFTFKNEKGELEGFDVEIINEVAKRLGVKAEFVPTEWKAMFAGLDSERFDVIANQVGINEKRLEKYDFSVPYTVSGAQVIVNKDTTDINSIEDIKGRKVGVTQGSNWEELAKKSGANVQFYKGANEIFADLGAKRIEAALNDRLFVSEYLLKNPNQNLKVTGKTFNVEQSGLAFRKGSPELIEAVNNALKEIQADGTYLKISNKWFGEDVSK
- a CDS encoding amino acid ABC transporter permease, encoding MLVSREWGIVIDSLPVLGQGALVTLYLSLAAMAGAVLLGLLVALMRISKVKVFIQAARVYISFFRGTPLLVQLLILYFGLTSFHIVLNPFTAALIGLILHFGAYISEIFRATILSISRGQWEAALSLGMTNSQVLRRIVLPQATRISIPPLWNCLIDILKSSSLASVVTVPELTRQVEEQSAAQFVFMPYFITLAMFYWVMVAAMGWVQEWLERKLEIPGGSG
- a CDS encoding amino acid ABC transporter ATP-binding protein, which encodes MIEVVDLYKNFGGTSVLKSVSLAVRAGEVCVIIGPSGSGKTTLLRCLNYLEVPDAGQIRVGGFTSAVNHLAGNNRLIRQLRQQTGMVFQQFNLFPHRTALENVMEGLLTVKNTPRQEAQRQGLLWLAKMGLEEKAAAYPGQLSGGQKQRVAIARAMAMEPAVLLLDEPTSALDPELVGEVLLALKKLAQEGITMVVVTHEMGFAREVAHKVVFMDEGIIVAEGPPQQVFASANPRIKAFTAQLLRK
- a CDS encoding zinc ribbon domain-containing protein, whose product is MKCQRCQTKLHPHYNFCPVCGVPAKPACSNCRKEVQAEWVNCPYCGANLKAPPNPAVTRR
- a CDS encoding bifunctional helix-turn-helix transcriptional regulator/GNAT family N-acetyltransferase; this translates as MDESMRNRATVIREFNRFYTHFIGLINKNILASPYSLAEARVLLEVDKAGQCTASELTSLLQIDPGYLSRILKRLIAEKLVIKSRSPADGRVQVLSLTGLGQATFSNLAEASTQQIGRILAELPLYQQQELIDLLGGVRKILAPAGEQAITIRTGQPGDLGYIAYRHCVLYHQEYSLEPAVFERYVLAGLLKYAEERQAGAIWVAQVNDKIAGFIGMVGLAEETAQLRWFLIEPQFRGLGMGRRLLQAAMDYARENKYKKVLLWTFQGLDTACHLYKSFGFTPTQQAGNDTWKKGLQEERWEITL
- the aldA gene encoding aldehyde dehydrogenase; its protein translation is MKIHQMFINGEFIQNRSGRMIAVINPATEQVISEIPEGTPADVNAAVNAAEQAQKSWAKLPAIERARYIKEIAQKVRENAEEIARVIAEEQGKILPLARVEANFTADYMDYMAEFARRYEGEIIQSDRPNENIFLFKMPIGVIAGILPWNFPFFLIARKMAPALVTGNTIVIKPSRETPNNAFEFAKIVAQTALPKGVFNLVSGAGAVVGNALAGHPKVGMVSFTGSVDGGIAIMRAAAENVTKVSLELGGKAPAIVMPDADLDLAAASIRDSRIINSGQVCNCAERVYVHESVADQFTEKIIAAMRNTTYGNPLTQPDIDMGPMVSKTQLELVEAAVKQALADGAQLALGGKRAPTKEGFYFEPTVLTHCQQHTAIMQKEVFGPVLPIATFKDLDEALELANDCEYGLTSSIYTKSLDVAMRACKEIKFGETYVNRENFEAMQGFHAGWRKSGIGGADGKHGLEEYLQTHVVYMQYNQNIK